In Microcoleus sp. FACHB-68, the following are encoded in one genomic region:
- a CDS encoding glycosyltransferase family 2 protein — protein sequence MVKQQFSEESITEQPLISVITAVLNGEEYLEQTIQSVINQSYKNVEYIIINDGSTDNTVNILKKYDEQIAYWESQTNSGLYSSWNKALKHAKGEWVCFLGADDYFWSLDVLEKVVPQLNKAWPNSRVVYGKSNFISLKDSQIIMTHGKPWNQVKNKFLYEMCLPHPGLFHHRSLFEEYGNFDSSFKICGDYDFLLRELKRKDAYHIEDIIVTGVRMGGMSSTLDNMVVTHRENIKCRRKNGLLISYTEIMRGLLVYTYLSLRSTLGESATSHLADFYRKITGRPAIWTK from the coding sequence ATGGTCAAGCAGCAATTTTCAGAAGAATCTATTACTGAACAACCTTTGATTTCAGTAATTACAGCAGTTCTTAATGGAGAAGAATATTTAGAACAAACAATTCAATCAGTCATTAATCAGTCTTACAAAAATGTAGAATATATAATAATTAATGATGGTTCTACAGATAATACAGTTAACATTCTTAAAAAGTATGACGAGCAAATTGCTTATTGGGAGAGTCAAACAAATAGTGGACTTTACAGTTCATGGAATAAAGCACTAAAACACGCCAAGGGGGAATGGGTTTGTTTTTTGGGCGCAGATGATTATTTTTGGTCACTTGATGTGCTTGAAAAAGTTGTGCCACAACTTAATAAAGCTTGGCCAAATTCTCGAGTAGTTTATGGTAAAAGTAACTTTATAAGTTTAAAAGATAGCCAAATTATAATGACTCATGGCAAACCTTGGAATCAAGTAAAAAATAAGTTTTTGTACGAAATGTGTCTTCCTCATCCGGGTTTATTTCATCATCGTTCTCTTTTTGAAGAGTATGGAAACTTTGATAGCTCATTTAAAATTTGTGGTGATTATGACTTCTTGTTACGGGAGTTAAAACGCAAAGACGCATATCACATTGAAGATATTATAGTTACAGGAGTGCGAATGGGAGGGATGAGCAGCACGTTAGATAATATGGTTGTCACCCATCGAGAAAATATAAAGTGTAGACGTAAAAATGGATTGCTCATATCTTACACAGAAATTATGCGAGGTTTATTAGTCTATACTTACCTATCGTTGCGTTCTACCCTTGGCGAAAGCGCAACCAGTCATTTGGCAGATTTTTATAGAAAAATAACAGGGCGTCCAGCAATTTGGACAAAATAA
- a CDS encoding NAD(P)-dependent oxidoreductase, whose product MIVAITGGTGFIGKRLVLRHLAAGDTVRVLTRRPSTNTGLPETVHLYHANLTNSAEDLIPFVDGADVLYHCAGEIRNEACMQAVHVTGTNNLLDAAVNKIGRWVQLSSVGVYGPQFSGIITEETPLNPVGIYETTKTESERLLIQAGERRGIDFSILRPCKVYGPEMRNRDLFQLINVINNGLFFFIGKPGAYANYIHVDNVVEGLVRCGTMSAAQGKIYNIADSRTLEDFVSTISHSLGKPLPTLRLPKPLVTVIVLSLSWLPRWPLTLSRVAGLTSTCIYSNLRIEQELEYRHLHLMEDGLCEIVDLWKQTLSV is encoded by the coding sequence ATGATTGTAGCAATCACGGGTGGAACCGGCTTTATCGGTAAGCGCTTAGTTTTAAGACATTTAGCTGCAGGAGATACAGTTCGAGTTCTGACGCGCCGTCCTTCAACAAATACAGGACTCCCAGAAACAGTTCATCTTTATCATGCCAATTTAACTAACAGTGCCGAAGACTTGATTCCGTTTGTTGATGGCGCTGATGTACTTTATCATTGTGCAGGAGAAATAAGAAACGAAGCTTGTATGCAAGCTGTTCATGTAACAGGTACAAATAACTTACTAGATGCGGCTGTTAACAAGATAGGACGTTGGGTGCAGCTCAGTAGTGTCGGTGTTTATGGGCCACAATTTTCGGGAATTATAACAGAGGAAACTCCTTTAAATCCAGTGGGGATTTACGAAACTACCAAAACAGAGTCAGAGCGGTTACTTATTCAAGCTGGAGAGCGTAGAGGTATTGATTTTTCTATTCTACGTCCTTGCAAAGTGTATGGACCTGAGATGCGAAACCGTGACTTATTTCAGCTAATTAATGTCATAAATAATGGTTTATTCTTCTTTATAGGAAAACCCGGAGCCTATGCTAATTATATCCATGTTGATAACGTAGTTGAGGGATTAGTAAGATGTGGAACAATGTCAGCAGCTCAAGGTAAAATATATAACATAGCTGATAGCCGCACTTTGGAAGACTTTGTTTCGACTATTTCTCATTCTCTAGGTAAGCCACTACCAACTCTACGACTTCCAAAACCTTTAGTAACCGTAATAGTTCTGTCGCTATCTTGGTTGCCTCGGTGGCCCCTCACATTGTCCAGGGTTGCGGGGTTAACTAGCACCTGTATCTATTCCAATCTAAGAATAGAGCAAGAACTTGAATATAGACATTTACACTTGATGGAAGATGGATTGTGTGAGATTGTAGATTTATGGAAGCAAACCTTATCAGTATAA